Proteins from a genomic interval of Uloborus diversus isolate 005 chromosome 4, Udiv.v.3.1, whole genome shotgun sequence:
- the LOC129220052 gene encoding zinc finger protein SNAI2-like, which translates to MPRAFLITNKRYNSAVDYEENRISREASPERVVSTAEGGPLFRSTSFDSEGDSIGFESLKPTSPHSPAHESRSLQQSPSVEEPTTLGLTVFRPLDHDSRLNATYSNISFSAPAQCGFFRPCQSNTSALVTVIRQLMQQPSSSPNRSSPDISNRSSPTSGQSDTHVCGECGKRYSTSSNLARHRQTHRSVTDKKARKCPHCEKVYVSMPAYSMHVRTHSQGCQCPYCGKCFSRPWLLQGHIRTHTGEKPFTCPVCRKAFADKSNLRAHIQTHSSSKPYVCGRCGKAFALKSYLYKHEESSCMRVHRQQHAKETALDLAPKAIDQKEYSSMILERNTAILVG; encoded by the exons ATGCCTCGAGCATTCCTGATCACCAATAAGAGGTACAATTCTGCGGTGGATTATGAAGAAAATCGAATATCCAGAG AGGCGAGCCCGGAACGCGTTGTATCGACAGCGGAAGGAGGACCCTTGTTCCGGTCGACATCCTTCGATAGCGAGGGGGACTCGATAGGATTCGAGTCCCTCAAGCCAACCAGTCCCCATTCTCCAGCGCATGAGTCCCGGTCCCTCCAGCAGAGTCCTTCAGTGGAAGAACCCACAACACTAGGACTCACG GTATTCCGTCCTTTGGACCATGACTCTCGATTGAACGCTACatacagcaacatcagtttcagTGCACCAGCGCAATGTGGCTTCTTCCGTCCATGTCAGTCCAACACCTCAGCTTTGGTCACCGTTATCCGGCAGCTCATGCAACAACCATCGTCCAGTCCGAACCGATCTTCGCCGGATATTAGTAATCGCAGTTCTCCGACCTCCGGACAGTCGGACACTCACGTGTGCGGCGAGTGCGGCAAGCGATACAGCACCTCCAGCAACCTCGCGCGGCACAGACAGACGCACCGATCAGTGACAGACAAGAAGGCGCGCAAGTGCCCCCACTGTGAAAAGGTGTACGTGTCTATGCCAGCGTACAGCATGCACGTACGCACGCACAGCCAGGGCTGTCAGTGCCCGTACTGCGGAAAGTGCTTTTCCAGGCCGTGGCTTTTGCAAGGCCACATCCGCACTCACACCGGTGAAAAGCCGTTCACCTGTCCCGTGTGCAGAAAGGCCTTCGCAGACAAGTCGAACCTGCGTGCTCACATCCAGACTCACTCCAGCAGCAAACCTTACGTGTGCGGCCGGTGCGGCAAAGCCTTTGCTCTCAAGAGTTACCTCTACAAGCACGAAGAGTCATCGTGCATGCGCGTACACAGGCAGCAACATGCGAAAGAAACAGCATTGGATCTCGCCCCCAAAGCCATTGACCAAAAAGAATACTCTTCGATGATCCTTGAGAGAAATACGGCAATCCTTGTTGGGTAG